The Terriglobales bacterium genome has a segment encoding these proteins:
- a CDS encoding acyl-CoA dehydrogenase, with amino-acid sequence MNFEFSDEQQQLRRSVREFAEREIAPHVQEWDEASHFPLEIVKELGRLGFMGAIFPAEYGGAEMGYVEYVTIIEELSRVDGSVGIVVAAHTSLCSNHIYLAGSEAQKRKYIPRLATGEFIGAWGLTEPGSGSDAGSARMTAVRKGNNWVLNGTKTFITNGHYADVAVVIAVTDKAAHTHGLSAFVVDKGTKGFRAGKKENKLGLRASDTAELIFEDCVIPAENLLGKEGDGFIDAMRVLDGGRISIAALSLGMAQGAYEAALKYSKERKQFGRPISEFQAIQWKLADMATEIDAARLLTLRSASLKDAGRKTTLESSMAKLYASEVAVRCANESVQIHGGYGFIKDYPAEKFYRDVKLCTIGEGTSEIQRLVIARQVLKD; translated from the coding sequence TTGAACTTCGAATTCTCCGATGAGCAGCAGCAGCTGCGCCGCAGCGTGCGCGAGTTCGCCGAGCGCGAGATCGCGCCCCACGTCCAGGAATGGGACGAAGCCTCGCACTTCCCGCTGGAAATTGTGAAGGAACTCGGGCGCCTCGGCTTCATGGGCGCGATTTTCCCCGCCGAGTACGGCGGCGCCGAGATGGGCTACGTGGAGTACGTCACCATCATCGAGGAGCTCTCGCGCGTTGACGGGTCGGTCGGCATCGTCGTGGCCGCGCACACCTCGCTGTGCTCCAACCACATCTACCTCGCCGGGAGCGAGGCGCAGAAGCGCAAGTACATCCCCAGGCTGGCGACGGGCGAATTCATCGGCGCGTGGGGCCTGACCGAACCCGGCTCGGGTTCCGACGCCGGCAGCGCGCGCATGACCGCCGTGCGCAAAGGCAACAACTGGGTGCTGAACGGCACCAAGACGTTCATCACCAACGGCCACTACGCCGATGTCGCCGTGGTCATTGCCGTCACCGACAAGGCGGCGCACACGCACGGTCTCTCCGCCTTCGTGGTGGACAAAGGCACGAAAGGCTTCCGCGCCGGCAAGAAAGAAAACAAGCTCGGCCTGCGCGCCTCCGATACCGCCGAACTCATCTTCGAAGACTGCGTCATCCCCGCCGAGAACCTGCTGGGCAAGGAAGGTGACGGATTCATTGACGCCATGCGGGTGCTCGATGGAGGGCGCATCTCCATCGCCGCGCTCTCGCTTGGCATGGCGCAGGGCGCCTACGAAGCCGCGCTGAAATATTCAAAAGAACGCAAACAGTTCGGAAGGCCCATCAGCGAATTCCAGGCCATCCAGTGGAAGCTGGCCGACATGGCCACCGAAATCGACGCCGCCCGCCTGCTCACGCTGCGCTCGGCCTCGCTCAAAGACGCCGGCAGGAAAACTACACTCGAATCCAGCATGGCCAAGCTCTACGCCAGCGAAGTGGCCGTGCGCTGCGCCAACGAAAGCGTGCAGATCCACGGCGGCTACGGCTTCATCAAGGACTACCCGGCGGAGAAGTTCTATCGCGACGTCAAGCTTTGCACCATCGGCGAAGGCACGAGCGAGATCCAGCGGCTGGTGATCGCCCGGCAGGTGCTGAAGGACTAG